A genomic region of Papaver somniferum cultivar HN1 chromosome 7, ASM357369v1, whole genome shotgun sequence contains the following coding sequences:
- the LOC113296898 gene encoding COBW domain-containing protein 1-like — protein sequence MATISMDIATTFVGLLKRQTSTIPATTTAFPLLWKRTTNRLISSSSSPLLRTSSSNVSNSHFRKRSIRRFTASATQTDTSDDSVLTKIPPDNRIPATIITGFLGSGKTTLLNHILNADHGKRIAVIENEFGEVDIDGSLVASKTTGAEDIVMLNNGCLCCTVRGDLVRMIAELVSKKKGKFDHIVIETTGLANPSPIIQTFYAEDQVFDNVKLDGVVTLVDAKHAAFHLDEVKPKGVVNEAVEQIAYADRIILNKIDLVDEPAIASLTQRIRTINGMAHLKQTKFGQVNLDYVLGIGGFDLERIESAVDVKDSKEEHHSHDHDHDHGHDHHHHEHEHKHEHHHNHDHTHDPGVTSVSIVCEGTLDLEKANMWLGTLLMEKSDDIYRMKGLLSVGGMDERFVFQGVHDIFQGSPDRLWGPEEQRINKIVFIGKNLDSQDLEKGFKACLL from the exons ATGGCGACAATCTCAATGGATATCGCAACAACCTTTGTAGGTTTATTAAAAAGACAAACATCAACCATTCCTGCTACCACCACTGCTTTCCCACTTCTATGGAAAAGAACCACCAATCgtctcatttcatcttcttcttctcctcttcttcgaaCATCATCTTCAAACGTATCTAATTCTCATTTCAGAAAGAGAAGTATTCGTAGATTTACAGCTTCTGCTACACAGACTGATACTTCAGACGATAGTGTTCTCACAAAGATTCCTCCTGATAATCGAATTCCTGCAACAATTATTACTGGATTTTTAGGTTCTGGAAAG ACAACTTTGCTGAACCATATCCTAAATGCCGATCATGGAAAGCGCATAGCTGTAATTGAGAACGAG TTTGGTGAAGTAGATATTGATGGTTCCTTAGTTGCTTCAAAAACTACTGGAGCCGAGGATATAGTTATGCTCAATAATGGTTGCCTTTGCTGCACTGTGAGGGGTGATCTTGTCCGGATGATTGCAGAATTAGTATCGAagaagaaagggaaattcgatcaCATTGTTATAGAGACAACAG GCTTAGCGAATCCATCGCCAATCATCCAAACATTTTATGCTGAAGATCAAGTTTTCGATAATGTCAAGCTGGACGGTGTTGTTACATTAGTAGATGCTAAACATGCTGCTTTTCACCTGGATGAGGTAAAGCCCAAGGGAGTAGTTAATGAGGCTGTGGAGCAAATCGCTTATGCAGACCGCATTATACTAAACAAG atTGATCTCGTGGATGAGCCAGCGATCGCTTCCTTGACCCAACGGATAAGG ACTATTAATGGCATGGCTCATCTAAAGCAGACTAAGTTTGGACAAGTAAATTTGGATTATGTTCTTGGGATTGGAGGCTTTGACTTGGAGAG GATTGAGAGTGCCGTGGACGTTAAAGATTCAAAGGAAGAGCACCATAGTCATGACCATGACCATGACCACGGCCACGATCACCATCATCACGAACATGAACATAAGCATG AGCATCACCACAATCATGATCACACTCATGATCCTGGTGTTACATCTGTCAGCATTGTATGTGAAGGTACCCTGGATCTTGAGAAG GCAAATATGTGGTTGGGTACATTGTTGATGGAAAAAAGTGATGATATATATCGTATGAAAGGTCTCCTTTCAGTTGGTGGTATGGACGAGAGATTTGTTTTCCAG GGGGTTCATGACATTTTCCAGGGCTCACCTGATCGATTATGGGGGCCAGAGGAACAGAGAATAAACAAAATTGTGTTCATTGGGAAGAATTTGGACTCGCAGGACCTAGAGAAGGGTTTCAAAGCTTGTTTACTGTGA